The Rhodoluna lacicola genome includes the window CGTTGATCAGGCGGTTGGCACCATGCTTGGTAATGAACTTACCAAGCGGTACGCAGCTGATGGCCTGCCAGATGGAACCATCGACATAAAGTTGACCGGTTCAGCTGGACAGTCATTTGGCGCATTCGTACCAAAGGGCATAAAACTAAATCTTGAAGGTGACTCGAACGACTACGTTGGCAAGGGACTTTCCGGTGGAACGATAGTCATTCGACCAAATCGAGCCAGCGTGTTTCCAGCCGAAAAGAACATCATTGCTGGAAATGTAATCGGCTACGGTGCGACCAGCGGTTCAATGTTCCTTCGCGGAATTGTAGGCGAACGATTCCTGGTAAGAAACTCGGGTGTGACTGCCGTGGCTGAGGGTTGCGGTGACCACGCACTTGAGTACATGACCGGTGGAGTAGCTGTAATTCTTGGCCCAACCGGACGTAATCTTGGCGCTGGTATGTCTGGAGGAGTTGCCTACGTTTACAAACTCCGCGCAGACCACGTAAATCACGAGGCGCTTGCCGCAAGCGAACTGCACATGAATCCGCTGGGTGATGTGGATGCTGCGCAACTCAAGGAACTGCTTCAACGTCACGTTGATGAGACAGACTCTGCACTGGCCAAATCCCTTCTGCAAAACTTTGAGTCTGAGGTTAAGAACTTCACCTGCGTACTTCCGCGCGACTATGCAAGCGTGCTGAAGATTCGCGATAAGGCAAAGCAAGAAGGCGTCGACCCCGATAGCGATATTGTTTGGAAGCAGATCCTGGAGGTGACAAATGGCTGATCCACGTGGATTCCTAAAGACCACCCAGCGTGAAACTGCAAATCGCAGACCTGTTTCAGTTCGAATCATGGACTGGAAGGAAGTTTACGAAAAGCGTGACTCCGCGGTAGTCAAGACCCAGGCTGGTCGCTGCATGGATTGTGGTGTGCCGTTCTGCCACCACGGTTGCCCATTAGGCAACCTAATTCCGGAATGGAATGACCTTACCTGGCGTGGCGAAGGTCAAAACGCTATTGAGCGCCTGCACGCAACCAATAATTTTCCGGAGTTCACCGGCAGGCTTTGCCCCGCGCCATGCGAAAGTTCCTGTGTGCTGGGAATTAACCAGCCCGCTGTCACGATTAAGGAAATAGAAGTTTCAATAATCGACGAGGCATTCGACAAGGATTGGGTAAAGCCCCACGCACCTGAGCGACTCACAGGCAAGACAGTTGCGGTGGTTGGTTCTGGTCCGGCGGGTCTAGCCGCAGCTCAGCAGCTTACGCGGGCCGGGCACACCGTTGCAGTATTTGAGCGTGACGACAAAATTGGTGGTTTACTTCGATACGGTATTCCAGACTTCAAAATGGAAAAACACCACATCGATCGTCGTCTGGCGCAAATGGAAGCAGAGGGTACTCGCTTCCGCGCTGGAGTGAACATCGGTGTTGACATCACCTGGGAAGAACTTCGCTCACGCTACGATGCGGTGCTAATTGCAACTGGTGCGTCAAAGCCTCGTGACATAAACATTCCGGGCAGAGAGCTCGACGGCGTACACTTTGCGATGGAATATCTCGTTCCGGCAAACCGTGTTGTCGCAGGGGAGACAGT containing:
- a CDS encoding glutamate synthase subunit beta — encoded protein: MADPRGFLKTTQRETANRRPVSVRIMDWKEVYEKRDSAVVKTQAGRCMDCGVPFCHHGCPLGNLIPEWNDLTWRGEGQNAIERLHATNNFPEFTGRLCPAPCESSCVLGINQPAVTIKEIEVSIIDEAFDKDWVKPHAPERLTGKTVAVVGSGPAGLAAAQQLTRAGHTVAVFERDDKIGGLLRYGIPDFKMEKHHIDRRLAQMEAEGTRFRAGVNIGVDITWEELRSRYDAVLIATGASKPRDINIPGRELDGVHFAMEYLVPANRVVAGETVTNQILADGKNVIILGGGDTGADCLGTATRQGAISVTTLAIGKQPPSERTADQPWPTMPNLFEVASAHEEFGERSYLASTVEFVGENGKVTGVKVAETEFVNGKRLPKPGTERILPADLVLLALGFTGVEGDEIADQSKIQLDERGNVKRESNWATNADGVFVAGDAGRGQSLIVWAIAEGRSAAAAIDEYLEGTSELPRPVKTTDRPISI